A single window of Tumebacillus sp. BK434 DNA harbors:
- a CDS encoding HAD hydrolase-like protein produces the protein MKTLLLWDIDGTLLRNKGAGKRAMNRAFAQLTGEAGAFDSLDMAGGLDLNMIGGVFASYGVDASRMDEFLTLYYPCLEDVMRDGNSMLMPNVLQVLERTEQDERLYNAYGTGNVERGARIKLAHFDLNRFFPVGGFCYGPVERWQLLQDGVARAKQHYGVDFAPERVIVIGDTLKDIAAARKIGAKVVAVGTGGHAYDVLAEAEPDLLLADLSEEERFFAFLSE, from the coding sequence ATGAAGACGCTGTTGTTGTGGGACATCGACGGGACGCTGCTACGCAACAAAGGGGCGGGGAAGCGGGCGATGAACCGGGCGTTTGCCCAGCTGACCGGGGAGGCAGGCGCTTTTGACAGCCTCGACATGGCGGGCGGCCTCGATCTGAATATGATCGGCGGCGTGTTTGCCAGCTACGGAGTGGATGCGTCGCGGATGGATGAGTTTTTGACGCTGTATTACCCGTGTCTGGAAGACGTCATGCGCGATGGGAACTCCATGCTGATGCCCAACGTGCTGCAGGTGCTGGAACGGACGGAGCAAGACGAGCGCTTGTATAACGCGTACGGCACGGGCAACGTCGAGCGGGGGGCGCGGATCAAACTGGCGCATTTCGACCTGAACCGCTTTTTCCCGGTCGGCGGGTTCTGCTATGGGCCGGTCGAGCGCTGGCAGTTGCTGCAAGACGGCGTGGCGCGGGCGAAACAGCATTATGGCGTCGACTTCGCCCCCGAGCGGGTGATCGTCATCGGCGACACGTTGAAAGACATCGCAGCGGCCCGCAAGATCGGTGCCAAAGTCGTGGCCGTCGGCACGGGCGGCCATGCCTATGACGTGCTGGCAGAGGCGGAGCCGGACCTGCTCTTGGCCGATCTGAGCGAAGAGGAGCGCTTCTTCGCTTTCCTCAGCGAGTAA
- a CDS encoding O-methyltransferase → MTAIEYVRGLFGQEDEILTGVRQSIVDRGMPTISVSPEVGHYLTMLVKMIGAKHVLEIGALGGYSGICLARGLGADGSLTSLELEADYAELAHENLKKAGFGDQVQYRLGEALSSLEQLEQEGAKFDLFFIDADKVNYLNYYNYALKLANPGALIIGDNVLQSGRVYDPENDGENTLAIRAFNETIATDERVDSMLLPIGDGLSVTRVK, encoded by the coding sequence ATGACAGCAATTGAATACGTACGTGGTTTGTTTGGGCAGGAAGATGAGATCTTGACCGGCGTCCGCCAGTCGATCGTCGACCGCGGCATGCCGACGATCTCCGTGTCGCCGGAAGTGGGCCACTATTTGACGATGCTCGTCAAGATGATCGGCGCGAAACACGTGCTGGAGATCGGCGCGCTCGGCGGCTACAGCGGCATTTGCCTGGCCCGAGGACTCGGCGCAGACGGCTCGCTGACCTCGCTGGAGCTGGAAGCGGACTATGCGGAACTGGCACATGAGAATTTGAAAAAAGCGGGCTTTGGCGACCAGGTGCAATACCGTCTGGGCGAAGCGCTGTCCAGCCTGGAACAGTTGGAGCAGGAAGGGGCGAAGTTTGACCTGTTCTTCATCGATGCGGACAAAGTCAACTACCTCAACTATTACAACTATGCGCTCAAGCTGGCCAACCCGGGCGCGCTGATCATCGGCGACAACGTGCTGCAGAGCGGCCGCGTGTACGACCCGGAGAACGACGGGGAAAACACGCTGGCGATCCGCGCGTTCAACGAAACGATCGCGACCGATGAGCGCGTCGATTCGATGCTGCTGCCGATCGGGGACGGCCTGTCGGTCACCCGCGTCAAATAG
- a CDS encoding HAD-IIB family hydrolase has translation MMIRLIAIDLDDTLIARSGQVPEANWTALRRAQDAGVRVVIATARGFAGAKRFYDPLGLDTPMIVSSGSNVVDGRTGTVLRRRLLPLEFARAVAEFADEHDIALRVYVGSEVWNNFDYDPVNGTDRTVERTVARLHEQLVEAPYQIFVKGNREAQLILREFGEAGDGYCCRHHVYGDGISELNILHPQATKQDALAELCAALEVPREQVMALGDSRNDLGMIRWAGLGVAMSWAPSDVQEAADWVLPADAERLTGDQDAEVAEAILRFVLQAEEQQKSS, from the coding sequence ATGATGATCAGACTGATCGCCATCGATCTCGATGATACGCTGATCGCCCGGAGCGGGCAGGTTCCGGAGGCCAATTGGACAGCCCTCCGCCGTGCGCAGGACGCCGGAGTGCGGGTGGTGATCGCCACCGCCCGCGGATTCGCCGGGGCGAAGCGCTTTTATGACCCGCTGGGGCTCGACACACCGATGATCGTCTCCTCCGGCTCAAACGTTGTCGACGGGCGCACCGGGACTGTACTGCGCCGCCGCCTGCTGCCGCTGGAGTTTGCGCGGGCGGTCGCGGAGTTTGCCGACGAGCATGACATCGCGCTGCGCGTGTACGTCGGGAGCGAGGTCTGGAACAATTTCGACTACGACCCGGTCAACGGCACCGACCGCACGGTCGAGCGGACGGTCGCGCGATTGCATGAGCAGCTCGTCGAGGCGCCGTATCAGATTTTTGTAAAAGGGAACCGGGAAGCGCAGCTGATCCTCCGGGAGTTTGGCGAAGCTGGGGACGGGTATTGCTGCCGACATCACGTCTATGGCGACGGCATCTCCGAGCTGAACATCCTGCACCCGCAAGCGACGAAGCAGGATGCCCTGGCCGAGCTGTGCGCGGCGCTTGAAGTGCCCCGCGAGCAGGTGATGGCGCTGGGGGACAGCCGCAACGACCTCGGCATGATCCGCTGGGCCGGCCTTGGCGTCGCGATGAGCTGGGCGCCGTCTGACGTGCAGGAGGCCGCCGACTGGGTGCTGCCCGCCGATGCGGAGCGGCTGACCGGGGATCAGGATGCGGAAGTCGCCGAAGCGATTCTGCGTTTTGTGCTGCAGGCGGAAGAACAACAGAAGAGTTCCTAA
- the pckA gene encoding phosphoenolpyruvate carboxykinase (ATP), translating to MTTNMMTAELQEILNNTTVHRNLSVPTLMETAVKYGEGITTSTGALSVTTGKYTGRSPKDKFIVQDALSQDQVHWGPVNQPFDQEKFDALYAKVLNHLKTKEELFVFDGFAGADETYRLPIRVINEYSWQNLFVHQLFIRPSAEELAKHEAQFTVIAVPSFSADPAVDGTNSETFILVSFEKKVVLIGGTHYAGEMKKSIFSVMNFLLPQQGVMPMHCSANVGKSGDVALFFGLSGTGKTTLSADPNRNLIGDDEHGWSDNGVFNFEGGCYAKCIRLTQANEPEIWNAIKFGSVLENVVVDRETRLPDYDSDQLTENTRAAYPLDAIPGAVIPSVGGHPNVIVFLTADAFGVLPPIAKLTKEQAMYYFLSGYTSKLAGTERGITEPEATFSTCFGAPFLPLAPTVYAELLGEKITKHDAKVYLVNTGWTGGGYGTGSRMKLSYTRAMVTAAIEGALDKAQYETDPIFGLAIPTAVADVPSEVLNPRNTWENKEAYDAQAKDLASRFVQNFNKFESVSEAIKSAAPKA from the coding sequence ATGACAACGAACATGATGACCGCTGAGCTCCAAGAGATCTTGAACAATACGACCGTACACCGCAATCTTTCCGTACCCACTCTCATGGAAACAGCAGTGAAATATGGCGAAGGCATCACCACCTCCACCGGCGCACTCAGCGTAACCACTGGCAAATACACCGGGCGTTCCCCGAAAGACAAGTTTATCGTCCAGGACGCGCTCTCCCAAGACCAAGTGCACTGGGGTCCGGTCAACCAACCCTTCGATCAGGAAAAGTTCGATGCCCTTTACGCGAAAGTCCTGAACCATCTCAAGACCAAGGAAGAGCTGTTCGTATTCGACGGTTTTGCAGGGGCTGACGAGACCTACCGCCTGCCGATCCGCGTGATCAACGAATACTCCTGGCAGAACCTGTTCGTGCACCAGCTGTTCATCCGTCCGTCCGCCGAAGAGCTGGCAAAGCACGAAGCGCAATTCACCGTGATCGCCGTTCCGAGCTTCTCGGCCGACCCGGCGGTTGACGGCACCAACTCCGAGACGTTCATCCTCGTCTCCTTCGAGAAAAAAGTCGTCCTGATCGGCGGCACACACTATGCGGGCGAAATGAAGAAGTCGATCTTCTCCGTGATGAACTTCCTGCTGCCGCAGCAAGGCGTCATGCCGATGCACTGCTCGGCCAACGTCGGCAAGTCGGGCGACGTCGCGCTGTTCTTCGGCCTCTCCGGCACCGGGAAGACCACCCTGTCCGCAGACCCGAACCGCAACCTGATCGGCGACGACGAGCACGGCTGGTCGGACAACGGCGTGTTCAACTTCGAAGGCGGCTGCTATGCAAAATGCATCCGGCTGACCCAAGCGAACGAGCCGGAGATCTGGAACGCGATCAAGTTCGGATCTGTACTGGAAAACGTGGTGGTTGACCGCGAGACCCGCCTGCCGGACTACGACAGCGACCAACTGACCGAAAACACCCGCGCAGCCTACCCGCTCGATGCGATCCCGGGCGCCGTGATCCCGAGCGTCGGCGGCCATCCGAACGTGATCGTCTTCCTGACGGCAGACGCATTCGGCGTGCTTCCTCCGATCGCGAAACTGACCAAGGAACAGGCGATGTACTACTTCCTGTCCGGCTACACGTCCAAGCTCGCCGGCACCGAACGCGGCATCACCGAGCCGGAAGCGACCTTCTCCACCTGCTTCGGCGCACCGTTCCTGCCGCTGGCCCCGACCGTGTACGCGGAGCTGCTCGGCGAGAAGATCACCAAGCACGATGCGAAAGTCTACCTGGTCAACACCGGCTGGACCGGCGGCGGCTACGGCACCGGTTCCCGTATGAAGCTGTCCTACACCCGCGCGATGGTCACCGCAGCGATCGAAGGTGCCCTCGACAAGGCGCAATACGAAACCGACCCGATCTTCGGCCTGGCGATCCCGACCGCAGTCGCAGACGTGCCGTCCGAAGTCCTCAACCCGCGCAACACCTGGGAAAACAAAGAAGCGTACGATGCACAGGCGAAAGACCTTGCCTCCCGCTTCGTCCAGAACTTCAACAAGTTTGAGAGCGTTTCCGAAGCAATCAAATCTGCTGCTCCGAAAGCGTAA